A genomic stretch from Cardiocondyla obscurior isolate alpha-2009 linkage group LG10, Cobs3.1, whole genome shotgun sequence includes:
- the Tspo gene encoding translocator protein, producing MPVRINWPMLTATVCPNIGGWIGGYITKKNMSWYKSLKKSKCIPPNWVFAPVWTTLYCTMGYSSYLVWRDGGGFEGAAVPLSVYGLNLALNWSWTPLFFGAQNMKWALYEIAALWVSTAAVGVVFYHVNPAAGYLIIPYAVWNSFAAAFNYILYRDNKQLPTIEKSEGKKN from the exons ATGCCGGTGAGAATCAATTGGCCTATGCTGACAGCGACAGTCTGCCCAAATATTGGTGGCTGGATTGGCGGCTACATTACAAAGAAGAATATGAGTTGGTATAAG TCGCTAAAAAAGTCAAAATGTATCCCGCCAAACTGGGTGTTCGCGCCTGTGTGGACCACCCTCTATTGTACAATGGGCTACTCGTCGTATCTCGTATGGCGAGACGGAGGTGGCTTCGAAGGAGCGGCCGTACCGCTTAGCGTTTACGGCCTTAATCTCGCCCTCAACTGGTCGTGGACGCCGCTGTTTTTCGGGGCTCAAAACATGAAATGG GCTCTCTACGAAATTGCGGCGTTGTGGGTCAGTACGGCGGCGGTCGGAGTTGTGTTCTACCACGTCAATCCTGCTGCCGGGTATCTAATTATTCCCTACGCCGTATGGAATTCTTTCGCCGCGGCGTTCAATTACATTCTTTATCGAGATAACAAACAGCTGCCCACCATTGAAAAATCTGAGGGAAAGAAGAACTAA
- the Atg1 gene encoding serine/threonine-protein kinase unc-51, with product MREMEILGDYEYNPKDLIGTGAFAVVFRGRHRKKTNVVVAIKSITKKTLAKSQDLLKKEIKILKALTKLHHENVVALYDCKESNHNVFLVMEYCNGGDLGDYLNAKGTLSEDTIRLFLKQLVRAMKVLHAKGIVHRDLKPQNILLNHNCGKTCPQPHEITLKIADFGFARFLQEGVMAATLCGSPMYMAPEVIMSLQYDAKADLWSVGTILYQCLTGKAPHPANNPHALKSIYENTVNLVPSIPPGTSPELTNLLMGLLRREASDRMDFDHFFGHAFLTGVRESPSPSPVPTELPASPGTMAIPIEEGTPIVNRLEPEATETPCSSPDDDFVLVPSDISSDTDNNPPVKYTRQVSREAVSPPRPCLSKLGEYNRQTSREAISPPRPCYLPISEPIPEPIPVPCQRNVVNQQQSPLTNAIRSGGSSVPRSQPISMKRSMDSHRNHPPDIGSLSPPSVQFVIGTPPGRRMSETPPPPNTWQVSPVARHSHTPSGTSPLRRSTGNNSTSSPLLTGPLAVLGSPTSRAFQDNNNTLRHSPVIPFGTRAVTLPEISEAGSFQSLFPDIPPTTIDDRPLTFIAPELPEETLMEREHNEILAKLNFVVALCECVCEIARSRAGPLGNIEQPVPLNSIEQAGNAGTRKRAEQVILLVRALQWLSSGLNLATLELKTGKLQPTATVKEVVSTMNEKFKSCLTECKQLNSVGLLRQTGATADKILYNHAIHMCQSAALDELFGKGGECFQRYHTAQILLHSLAQHVSHSQDRALLIKYKEAVEKRLYVLQQQGYIYATEPT from the exons ATGAGAGAGATGGAGATCCTCGGTGACTACGAGTACAACCCGAAAGACTTGATCGGCACCGGCGCCTTCGCCGTGGTCTTCAGAGGCAGGCATCGCAAA AAAACAAATGTAGTAGTAGCTATCAAGAGTATCACGAAGAAAACTTTAGCAAAGTCTCAAGATTTGCTAAAAAAAGAGATCAAAATTTTAAAG GCATTAACTAAACTACATCATGAGAATGTGGTTGCATTATACGACTGTAAG gAATCTAATCATAACGTCTTCCTGGTTATGGAATATTGCAATGGTGGTGATTTAGGAGATTATTTAAATG CAAAAGGTACTCTTTCTGAGGATACTATTAGGCTGTTTCTCAAGCAATTAGTTCGAGCAATGAAGGTACTGCACGCTAAAGGGATAGTTCACAGAGACCTTAAACCAcaaaatatcttattaaatcACAACTGTGGGAAAACCTGTCCACAACCACATGAAATTACATTAAAGATAG cgGATTTTGGTTTCGCAAGGTTCTTGCAGGAAGGCGTGATGGCCGCGACTTTGTGTGGATCGCCAATGTACATGGCACCAGAAGTTATTATGTCTCTTCAATATGATGCTAAAGCTGATCTGTGGTCTGTTGGCACCATATTGTATCAATGTCTCACTGGGAAAGCACCGCATCCTGCAAATAATCCTCATGCACTGAAATCTATCTACGAAAATACTGTTAATCTTGTTCCTAG CATACCACCTGGAACATCACCTGAACTAACGAATCTCTTGATGGGCTTGTTAAGACGTGAAGCGTCTGACCGTATGGATTTCGACCACTTTTTTGGTCACGCGTTCCTAACAGGTGTTCGAGAAAGTCCAAGTCCAAGTCCTGTGCCTACTGAACTACCAGCATCGCCGGGAACAATGGCGATTCCGATCGAGGAAGGAACTCCAATTGTGAATAGATTGGAACCCGAGGCAACAGAAACTCCTTGCTCCAGTCCTGACGATGATTTTGTTCTTGTACCGAGCGACATCAGTAGCGATACTGACAATAATCCACCAGTCAA ATATACCAGACAAGTGAGTAGAGAAGCTGTTAGTCCACCTCGGCCGTGCTTGTCGAAGTTGGGCGA ATATAACAGACAGACAAGCAGAGAAGCCATTAGTCCTCCCAGACCTTGCTATCTGCCGATTTCTGAACCGATTCCTGAGCCGATTCCTGTTCCATGTCAACGAAATGTAGTAAATCAACAGCAGTCTCCCTTAACAAATGCCATCCGTTCCGGCGGAAGTAGCGTACCCCGTTCGCAGCCAATTAGTATGAAACGCAGCATGGATTCCCACAGAAATCACCCACCAGACATTGGCTCTCTTAGTCCTCCTAGCGTACAATTTGTCATCGGTACTCCGCCTGGCAGAag gATGAGCGAGACTCCACCGCCCCCCAACACGTGGCAGGTTAGCCCGGTAGCAAGACACTCGCACACACCAAGCGGAACTTCACCATTGCGCCGTTCTACGGGTAATAATAGCACATCCTCGCCATTGCTCACAGGTCCACTAGCGGTACTGGGCTCGCCTACTTCACGAGCTTTTCAAGATAACAACAACACTCTTAGACATTCGCCTGTTATACCTTTCGGCACTAGGGCCGTCACTCTTCCGGAAATATctg AAGCTGGTAGTTTCCAAAGTCTTTTTCCGGATATACCGCCAACTACAATCGATGATCGTCCATTGACATTTATCGCGCCAGAATTACCAGAAGAAACGTTGATGGAACGTGAACACAATGAAATTTTAgccaaattaaattttgtcgTGGCATTATGTGAATGCGTATGTGAAATCGCTAGATCTAGAGCTGGTCCGCTCGGCAACATCGAACAACCGGTACCTCTGAATAGCATTGAACAGGCTGGCAATGCGGGCACCAGGAAACGTGCCGAGCAGGTTATTCTTTTAGTACGAGCGCTTCAATGGTTGAGTTCTGGTTTAAATCTGGCTACTCTGGAACTCAAAACTGGAAAGCTGCAGCCAACAGCCACCGTAAAGGaag TTGTTAGTACCATGAACGAAAAATTCAAATCATGTTTAACAGAATGCAAACAACTGAATAGCGTGGGGCTTCTTCGTCAAACAGGAGCTACAGCCGACAAGATATTGTATAATCATGCAATTCACATG tgTCAATCGGCAGCATTGGATGAACTATTCGGAAAAGGCGGTGAATGTTTCCAGCGATATCACACAGCACAgatattattacattcgttagcACAGCATGTCAGCCATAGCCAAGATCGTGCTTTACTTATCAAAT ACAAAGAAGCAGTAGAGAAACGACTTTACGTGCTACAACAGCAAGGCTACATTTACGCAACTGAACCCACGTAG
- the LOC139105914 gene encoding transmembrane protein 120 homolog isoform X1 has protein sequence MDIDAETCLKDWNDLAQDYKQLEALNREYIQKLEEISELQARCIKGISHQKYRMGVISKSMKQLNVKETRENLQKSMTRREQQLKEIEETLPKSNGVYLQIILGSVNVSILNKSDKFKYKDEYEKFKLVLSVIGFILSVLNLLVNIRTLELSFMFLLVWYYCTLTIRESILKVNGSRIKGWWRFHHFLSTVVSAVLLVWPNTGPWYQFRYQFMWFNVYISVVQYLQFRYQRGVLYRLKALGERDNMDITIEGFHSWMWRGLSFLLPFLFAGYVFQLYNAYTLYNLSYHSEATWHVSVLSAMFLVLFLGNSITTIMVIPQKLKERVRDQFFTSKPDRRKEGKVHDKNEKSE, from the exons ATGGACATCGATGCGGAAACCTGCCTCAAGGACTGGAACGACTTGGCGCAGGACTACAAGCAACTTGAG gcACTAAATAGGGAATATATTCAAAAACTAGAAGAAATTAGTGAGCTGCAAGCAAGATGTATCAAAGGCATCTCTCATCAAAAATATCGAATGGGTGTAATATCAAAATCTATGAAACA attaaatgtaaaagaaactCGAGAAAACTTGCAGAAATCAATGACAAGGAGGGAACAGCAGCTTAAAGAGATAGAAGAAACATTACCTAAATCAAATGGAGTTTacttacaaattattttgggCAGTGTCAATGTCTCCATCTTAAATAAAAGCGATAA attcAAGTACAAAGAcgaatatgaaaaatttaaattagttcTATCAGTAATTGGATTTATATTATCTGTGTTAAACCTGCTTGTCAATATAAG gaCATTAGAACTTAGTTTTATGTTTCTTCTCGTTTGGTACTATTGCACATTAACGATAAGAGAAAGTATACTCAAAGTGAACGGATCAAGAATTAAAGGCTGGTGGAGATTCCATCATTTTCTCTCAACGGTGGTATCTGCTGTTCTACTAGTCTGGCCAAACACAGGACCATGGTATCAATTTCGTTACCAGTTTATGTGGTTTAATGTGTATATCA GTGTAGTACAGTACTTACAATTTCGGTATCAACGTGGCGTTTTGTACCGGTTAAAAGCCCTAGGTGAGAGAGACAACATGGACATAACTATTGAGGGATTTCATTCGTGGATGTGGCGCGGTTTATCGTTTTTGCTGCCGTTCCTCTTTGCCGGTTACGTGTTTCAGCTGTATAACGCTTATACGTTGTATAACTTATCATATCATTCGGAGGCAACGTGGCATGTATCAGTGCTCAGTGCCATGTTCCTCGTTCTATTTTTGGGTAATTCTATTACCACAATCATGGTAATCCCACAAAAACTTAAAGAACGTGTCAGAGATCAATTTTTCACATCTAAACCCGATCGTAGAAAGGAGGGAAAAGTGcacgataaaaatgaaaaaagtgaGTGA
- the Mrps16 gene encoding small ribosomal subunit protein bS16m, with protein MPRLPLHPSSGTGISSPFGKAIRFVRYGCTNRPFYHIVVMDTKKLQRRPPIEQVGVYDPMPNVHNEKLVSFNFERIQYWLTKGARVSRPVASLLGIAGFFPVHPRTYMTAWRNRSKNTKESITTETMSQ; from the exons ATGCCTCGACTACCTTTGCATCCTTCGTCTGGGACGGGTATTAGTTCACCGTTTGGCAAAGCGATACGCTTTGTTCGTTATGGCTGCACTAACAGACCGTTCTACCATATCGTCGTGATGGAC acgaAAAAACTACAAAGAAGACCGCCAATAGAACAAGTTGGCGTTTACGATCCTATGCCAAATGTACACAATGAAAAATTGGTATCCTTCAATTTTGAAAGGATACAATATTGGTTAACTAAAGGTGCACGGGTATCTAGGCCTGTTGCAAGTTTATTAGGAATTGCTGGATTTTTTCCCGTTCATCCGAGAACGTACATGACAGCATGGAGAAATCGTagcaaaaatacaaaagaaagTATCACTACAGAAACTATGTCTCAATAG
- the LOC139105911 gene encoding lanC-like protein 2, which translates to MDSTRHYKNPYEDYSTSTGCNIIKTDTNTIHDAFKSSLTSEVNKYIKILKENEKKWLNDDYSVYTGQAGIAWTLYYYGKYYNDHEYINMATEILQKCVTKFKSKHNITFLTGVTGSLALSAVVLQQNKEKVEQLILKLKSLSTNILEKHSNLPDELLYGRAGYLAGLLYVNANISPAPIEADLIKKVVSSIINSGISYASSNRSQSPLMYAWHDKEYIGPAHGLAGILYLLLQARQYLTQEQIDNYIKPSLYFLQKLQFSSGNFPSSMGNSSDKLIQWCHGAPGMPALFCLAYKVFEDDEFLQTAIQCGEVIWKRGLLKKGYSICHGVAGNGYGFMHLFQQTKDIKYLYRACKFAEWCFNYGSHQNLLPDRPFSLFEGLAGVIYFLLDIQQPYLTKFPSYDI; encoded by the exons ATGGACAGTACCAGGCACTACAAAAATCCATACGAAGATTATTCCACTAGTACTGGctgtaacataattaaaactgATACTAATacg attcaCGATGCATTCAAATCTTCATTAACATCAGAAGTTAacaagtatataaaaatattgaaagaaaatgaaaagaaatggCTCAATGATGATTATTCTGTATACACTGGACAAGCAGGAATAGCATGgactttatattattatggaAAATACTATAATGACCATGagtatattaat ATGGCAAcagaaatattgcaaaaatgtGTTACAAAGTTCAAAAGCAAGCATAATATCACATTTTTAACTGGAGTCACAGGTTCCTTAGCATTATCAGCAGTTGTATTAcaacaaaataaagaaaaagtggAACAATTAATTCtcaa ATTAAAATCGTTATCTACTAATATTTTGGAAAAACATAGTAATCTTCCTGATGAATTATTATATGGGAGAGCAGGATATTTAGCTGGTTTGCTGTATGTGAATGCAAATATATCTCCAGCTCCTATAGAAGCAGATCTTATCAAAAAG gtTGTTTCCTCTATAATTAATTCGGGAATATCGTATGCGTCATCTAATCGTAGTCAATCACCTTTAATGTATGCCTGGCATGACAAAGAATATATTGGTCCTGCTCATGGATTAGCAggcatattatatttattactacAG gcGCGACAGTATTTAACGCAAGAACAgattgataattatataaaaccatctttatattttcttcaaaaattacaattttcttctGGAAATTTTCCTTCTTCAATGGGCAACTCGtctgataaattaatacaatggTGCCATGGAGCACCTGGAATGCCTGCATTGTTTTGTTTGGCTTATAAg GTGTTTGAAGACGATGAATTTCTACAGACTGCAATACAATGCGGTGAAGTAATATGGAAACGAGgactattaaaaaaaggatACAGTATATGCCATGGTGTTGCTGGCAATGGTTATGGTTTTATGCATTTGTTTCAACAAACAAAG gatataaaatatttataccggGCTTGCAAATTTGCTGAATGGTGTTTTAATTACGGATCACATCAAAATCTACTTCCAGATAGACCTTTTTCTTTGTTTGAAG GTCTTGCTggtgttatttatttcttattagaTATACAGCAACCatatttaactaaatttcCATCGtatgatatttaa
- the LOC139106139 gene encoding uncharacterized protein, whose amino-acid sequence IYSLKCQICISPMETHGTPLIKWYFNNSKSCGIKKILQYTDHVINSPDNRNIIIYSVKLEQAGIYWCEVGDTIGSIYYLYVDNDFETVTIHPNKATLVEYIPEYKVKIYTSWTTWSPCSTCDVVGIKLRYGYCTVSLIEMPEHEYLNNLITINKLQHRKRDDEWNQEHKNTKMTNTTLNVQLQMALMLFKNKLPCISSLLPEQVRLIPVIKKKKTAIMRRYCKKKCQKNIIFEVRDEKGNVLESANNSAGIYSMIQGMPELLPSIARNVLYEKYDTRFKLVCPG is encoded by the exons atttacagtttAAAATGCCAAATCTGCATCTCACCGATGGAGACGCACGGGACTCCTTTAATAAAGTGGTACTTTAATAACAGCAAAAGctgcggcattaaaaagatACTGCAATACACAGATCATGTTATCAATTCACCAGATAACCGAAATATTATCATCTACTCTGTTAAg TTAGAGCAAGCGGGAATATATTGGTGTGAAGTCGGAGATACTATAGGATCAATTTACTATTTGTACGTTGATAATGATTTTGAAACGGTAACTATACATCCGAACAAAGCGACATTGGTAGAATATATACCAGAGTACAAGGTGAAAATTTATACTTCTTGGACAACGTGGAGTCCCTGCTCTACGTGTGACGTGGTCGGAATAAAGCTGCGATATGGTTACTGTACTGTTTCTCTTATAGAAATGCCAGAGCACGAATAtctcaataatttaataacaataaataaattgcaacatAGAAAACGAG ACGATGAATGGAATCAAGAACACAAAAATACGAAAATGACAAATACAACTTTGAACGTTCAATTGCAAATGgcattaatgttatttaaaaacaaattaccGTGCATATCAAGCCTTCTTCCAGAACAAGTGCGATTAATTCcggttattaaaaagaaaaaaactgcAATTATGAGACGATATTGTAAG AAAAAATGTCagaaaaatatcatatttgaAGTTCGCGATGAAAAAGGCAACGTTCTGGAAAGTGCAAACAATAGCGCTGGTATATATTCTATGATTCAAGGAATGCCCGAACTATTGCCATCGATTGCACGTAATGTACTTTACGAAAAATATGATACAAGATTTAAACTTGTCTGTCCAGGGTAA
- the Pfdn6 gene encoding prefoldin subunit 6: MVEEIQKKLQSEADTLRQIQKDYNKALIQRQQLDGQLNENIMVKKELDILKEENDVFKLIGPVLIKQQLCEAKHNVYKRMDYIKSELKRVDDLMSTLDKKLDSQRDVIDKLQQAFQQAQIKSSINQPKS; this comes from the exons ATGGTGGAAGAAATTCAAAAAAAGCTACAAAGTGAAGCAGATACATTAAGACAGATACAAAAAG ACTATAACAAGGCGCTGATTCAGAGGCAGCAGTTGGACGGACAGTTGAACGAAAATATCATGGTGAAGAAAGAGTTAGACATTTTAAAGGAAGAGAACGACGTGTTCAAGTTGATAGGGCCTGTGCTTATAAAGCAACAATTGTGTGAGGCCAAGCATAATGTCTACAAACGCATGGATTACATTAAATCTGAACT AAAACGTGTGGATGACCTAATGTCTACCCTGGACAAGAAGCTAGACTCGCAGAGAGATGTAATAGATAAGCTGCAACAGGCGTTTCAACAGGCCCAAATTAAATCGTCGATAAATCAACCGAAATCATAA
- the LOC139105914 gene encoding transmembrane protein 120 homolog isoform X2, with the protein MGVISKSMKQLNVKETRENLQKSMTRREQQLKEIEETLPKSNGVYLQIILGSVNVSILNKSDKFKYKDEYEKFKLVLSVIGFILSVLNLLVNIRTLELSFMFLLVWYYCTLTIRESILKVNGSRIKGWWRFHHFLSTVVSAVLLVWPNTGPWYQFRYQFMWFNVYISVVQYLQFRYQRGVLYRLKALGERDNMDITIEGFHSWMWRGLSFLLPFLFAGYVFQLYNAYTLYNLSYHSEATWHVSVLSAMFLVLFLGNSITTIMVIPQKLKERVRDQFFTSKPDRRKEGKVHDKNEKSE; encoded by the exons ATGGGTGTAATATCAAAATCTATGAAACA attaaatgtaaaagaaactCGAGAAAACTTGCAGAAATCAATGACAAGGAGGGAACAGCAGCTTAAAGAGATAGAAGAAACATTACCTAAATCAAATGGAGTTTacttacaaattattttgggCAGTGTCAATGTCTCCATCTTAAATAAAAGCGATAA attcAAGTACAAAGAcgaatatgaaaaatttaaattagttcTATCAGTAATTGGATTTATATTATCTGTGTTAAACCTGCTTGTCAATATAAG gaCATTAGAACTTAGTTTTATGTTTCTTCTCGTTTGGTACTATTGCACATTAACGATAAGAGAAAGTATACTCAAAGTGAACGGATCAAGAATTAAAGGCTGGTGGAGATTCCATCATTTTCTCTCAACGGTGGTATCTGCTGTTCTACTAGTCTGGCCAAACACAGGACCATGGTATCAATTTCGTTACCAGTTTATGTGGTTTAATGTGTATATCA GTGTAGTACAGTACTTACAATTTCGGTATCAACGTGGCGTTTTGTACCGGTTAAAAGCCCTAGGTGAGAGAGACAACATGGACATAACTATTGAGGGATTTCATTCGTGGATGTGGCGCGGTTTATCGTTTTTGCTGCCGTTCCTCTTTGCCGGTTACGTGTTTCAGCTGTATAACGCTTATACGTTGTATAACTTATCATATCATTCGGAGGCAACGTGGCATGTATCAGTGCTCAGTGCCATGTTCCTCGTTCTATTTTTGGGTAATTCTATTACCACAATCATGGTAATCCCACAAAAACTTAAAGAACGTGTCAGAGATCAATTTTTCACATCTAAACCCGATCGTAGAAAGGAGGGAAAAGTGcacgataaaaatgaaaaaagtgaGTGA
- the LOC139105916 gene encoding uncharacterized protein has translation MEDEEITQLRELKEQLVKEVTELKNKLKNQEDNGHQKSIDFNALQFSNEEDQKESPDSLSTRYKAKLCEISGRITGITFKDVDRKWLHDNTYMYTANVVTKTISFNMEMTITFETPNSYNYKIEDITCHFIERDIQDGYMLEISPWFQKIIKMKNFSFLMSAFSDYNENNIFRSKILHNLESKEYANVEQCTREDGGALIHIHSPLNTERNYVIFQWTLKFLDLSWQIEHFFSVKSTKVELEFAKQNRSLLKEFCKTGLTKKNLIELWDKLCVAVDIYHAGNTAQ, from the exons ATGGAAGACGAAGAGATAACACAGTTGCGCGAGTTGAAAGAACAACTTGTGAAAGAAGTGACTGAGCTGAAAAACAAGCTGAAAAATCAAGAGGATAACGGACATCAGAAATCAATTGACTTTAACgc ACTACAGTTTTCCAATGAAGAGGACCAAAAGGAATCTCCAGACTCTCTGTCTACTAGATACAAAGCTAAATTGTGTGAAATTTCGGGTCGCATAACGGGAATAACATTCAAGGATGTTGATAGAAAATGGCTGCATGATAAtacttatatgtatacagcTAATGTTGTAACAAAAACAATTTCCTTTAATATGGAAATGACAATAACTTTTGAG ACTCCAAATTCATATAACTATAAAATTGAGGATATAACGTGCCACTTTATAGAAAGAGACATCCAAGATGGTTACATGCTGGAGATATCTCCTTggtttcaaaaaattataaaaatgaaaaacttttctttccttATGTCTG CATTTTCAGATTACAATGAAAACAATATCTTTAGATCTAAGATTCTACACAATTTAGAATCAAAGGAATATGCAAATGTTGAACAGTGCACTCGTGAAGATGGAGGTGCgttaatacatatacattcACCTTTGAATACAGAAAGGAACTATGTGATATTTCAATggacattaaaatttttggaCCTATCATGGCAGATTGAACATTTTTTCTCAGTAAAATCTACAAAAGTAGAATTAGAGTTTGCCAAACAAAATcgttctttattaaaagaattttgcaagACTGGCTTGACAAAGAAGAATCTTATAGAACTATGGGATAAGCTGTGTGTTGCAGTTGACATCTATCATGCTGGAAATACTGCCCAgtaa